The Takifugu rubripes chromosome 3, fTakRub1.2, whole genome shotgun sequence genome contains a region encoding:
- the lrrc38a gene encoding leucine-rich repeat-containing protein 38 isoform X1, translating into MPPPPPTMFPCINWLQPFLALISSTLITRVHSCPSSCVCPDHHTVDCTGRGLTGVPTSIPLDVRRLLLSNNWIPWIPSDFLVLYSDLVYLDLRNNSLSGLEPGTLTTSSRLVFLDLGSNNLTEIPSGTFGESRSLIKLRLGNNPRLSMVGSDAFTGLTSLRELELEQNGLTQLDVGILESLPSLRVLRLEGNPWLCSCRFANLFLWMLENRHKLPKGLEEQECSLPLDGRRVPLTLLSKDSFRECRSNLTLTDYLIVIFSGISVSVAAIMASFFLASTVHCFQRLSKGSKDDEEEGND; encoded by the exons ATGCCACCGCCCCCCCCGACAATGTTCCCATGCATTAACTGGCTGCAACCTTTCCTGGCGTTAATCTCCTCCACCTTGATCACGCGTGTTCATAGTTGTccgtccagctgtgtgtgtccagacCACCACACTGTGGACTGCACTGGCCGAGGTCTAACCGGTGTCCCCACCTCCATCCCTCTGGACGTCCGCCGCCTGCTGCTCTCCAACAACTGGATTCCTTGGATCCCCTCTGACTTCCTGGTGCTGTACAGTGACCTGGTTTATCTGGACCTGAGGAACAACTCCCTCTCTGGGCTGGAGCCTGGGACCCTCACCACCTCCTCTAGATTGGTCTTCTTGGATCTTGGGAGCAACAACTTGACAGAAATTCCCTCTGGGACATTTGGGGAGTCCAGGAGTTTGATCAAACTGCGACTGGGGAACAACCCCCGCCTGAGCATGGTGGGGAGCGACGCCTTCACAGGGCTGACCTCTctgagggagctggagctggagcagaatgGCCTGACGCAGCTGGATGTGGGCATCCTGGAGTCGCTGCCGTCCCTCAGAGTCCTGCGTCTGGAGGGGAACCCCTGGCTCTGCAGCTGCCGCTTCGCCAACCTGTTTTTATGGATGCTGGAGAATCGCCACAAACTCCCAAAGG gcctggaggagcaggagtgcTCTCTCCCCCTGGACGGCCGCCGGGTTCCTCTCACTTTACTCTCTAAGGACAGTTTTCGTGAGTGCCGCAGCAACCTCACCCTCACCGATTACCTCATCGTCATCTTCTCTGGCATCTCTGTATCGGTGGCGGCCATCATGGCGAGCTTCTTCCTGGCCTCCACGGTCCACTGCTTCCAACGTCTCAGCAAAGGCAGCAAGGATGACGAAGAGGAAGGGAATGACTGA
- the lrrc38a gene encoding leucine-rich repeat-containing protein 38 isoform X2, translating into MPPPPPTMFPCINWLQPFLALISSTLITRVHSCPSSCVCPDHHTVDCTGRGLTGVPTSIPLDVRRLLLSNNWIPWIPSDFLVLYSDLVYLDLRNNSLSGLEPGTLTTSSRLVFLDLGSNNLTEIPSGTFGESRSLIKLRLGNNPRLSMVGSDAFTGLTSLRELELEQNGLTQLDVGILESLPSLRVLRLEGNPWLCSCRFANLFLWMLENRHKLPKAFLLVLLRLLPDAQRPGGAGVLSPPGRPPGSSHFTL; encoded by the exons ATGCCACCGCCCCCCCCGACAATGTTCCCATGCATTAACTGGCTGCAACCTTTCCTGGCGTTAATCTCCTCCACCTTGATCACGCGTGTTCATAGTTGTccgtccagctgtgtgtgtccagacCACCACACTGTGGACTGCACTGGCCGAGGTCTAACCGGTGTCCCCACCTCCATCCCTCTGGACGTCCGCCGCCTGCTGCTCTCCAACAACTGGATTCCTTGGATCCCCTCTGACTTCCTGGTGCTGTACAGTGACCTGGTTTATCTGGACCTGAGGAACAACTCCCTCTCTGGGCTGGAGCCTGGGACCCTCACCACCTCCTCTAGATTGGTCTTCTTGGATCTTGGGAGCAACAACTTGACAGAAATTCCCTCTGGGACATTTGGGGAGTCCAGGAGTTTGATCAAACTGCGACTGGGGAACAACCCCCGCCTGAGCATGGTGGGGAGCGACGCCTTCACAGGGCTGACCTCTctgagggagctggagctggagcagaatgGCCTGACGCAGCTGGATGTGGGCATCCTGGAGTCGCTGCCGTCCCTCAGAGTCCTGCGTCTGGAGGGGAACCCCTGGCTCTGCAGCTGCCGCTTCGCCAACCTGTTTTTATGGATGCTGGAGAATCGCCACAAACTCCCAAAGG CCTTTCTACTGGTTTTGCTCCGACTCCTCCCAGATGCTCAAAG gcctggaggagcaggagtgcTCTCTCCCCCTGGACGGCCGCCGGGTTCCTCTCACTTTACTCTCTAA